The following are encoded in a window of Caldicellulosiruptor danielii genomic DNA:
- a CDS encoding ribose-phosphate diphosphokinase — MITHGKEIKIFTGNSNKELAEEIASHLGKKLGDAEIGRFSDGEISVRINETVRGADVFVVQSTCHPVNENLMELLIMIDAFKRASAGRITAVIPYYGYARQDRKARARDPITAKLVANLITSAGADRVLTMDLHAPQIQGFFDIPLDHLIGVPILAKYFMENVNLENAVVVSPDLGSVTRARNFATKLDLPLAIVDKRRPKANVAEIMNIIGDVKDKTCLMVDDMIDTAGTIVAAAQALMDYGANEVYACCTHPVLSGPAVERIQQSPIKELVVLNTIPLPPEKRIDKIKVLSVASLFAEAITRIYEDVAISTLFDEYISTKGNR; from the coding sequence GTGATAACACATGGTAAAGAGATAAAAATATTTACCGGTAATTCTAACAAGGAGCTTGCAGAAGAGATAGCCAGTCACTTAGGCAAGAAACTTGGTGATGCAGAGATTGGCAGGTTTTCAGACGGTGAGATATCAGTTAGAATAAACGAGACTGTGCGCGGTGCAGATGTTTTTGTAGTCCAGTCAACCTGTCATCCTGTAAATGAAAATCTTATGGAACTTTTGATCATGATTGATGCTTTCAAAAGAGCCTCGGCAGGAAGAATTACAGCTGTGATACCATACTATGGATATGCAAGACAAGACAGAAAAGCACGGGCTCGCGACCCAATTACAGCAAAACTTGTTGCAAATTTAATAACATCTGCAGGGGCAGATAGGGTCTTGACAATGGACCTTCATGCACCTCAAATTCAAGGATTTTTTGACATCCCGCTTGACCATCTGATTGGTGTTCCGATTTTAGCAAAATATTTTATGGAAAATGTGAACTTAGAGAATGCTGTTGTTGTATCGCCAGACCTTGGAAGTGTTACACGTGCACGAAACTTTGCAACAAAGCTTGACCTGCCGCTTGCCATAGTTGACAAGAGAAGACCAAAGGCGAATGTTGCTGAGATTATGAACATAATTGGTGATGTGAAAGATAAGACATGTTTGATGGTTGATGATATGATAGATACGGCAGGTACTATTGTTGCTGCAGCTCAAGCTCTTATGGATTACGGCGCAAATGAAGTTTACGCGTGCTGTACGCACCCGGTTTTATCCGGACCTGCTGTTGAAAGAATACAACAGTCGCCTATTAAAGAACTTGTTGTTCTAAACACAATTCCTCTTCCACCAGAAAAAAGGATAGATAAGATAAAGGTGTTATCTGTTGCAAGCCTTTTTGCTGAAGCAATAACAAGAATATATGAGGATGTGGCTATTTCTACCCTTTTTGATGAATATATAAGCACAAAAGGGAACAGATGA
- the pth gene encoding aminoacyl-tRNA hydrolase encodes MDYIIAGLGNPGEKYTFTRHNAGFLAIDYLAQLFDTKVDKIKFKGLVGSFEYAGKKILLLKPMTYMNASGDSIIEAVNFYKMKPEKLIVIYDDIAFDVGVVKMRKKGSDGGHNGVKSIIQRLGTEEFPRIRIGIGIPKYDMVKYVLSEFEDGEKEKVFKAIEKAANGIKILLESDIDRAMNYINGDVVV; translated from the coding sequence TTGGACTATATCATTGCAGGACTTGGGAATCCTGGTGAAAAATATACCTTTACAAGACACAATGCAGGTTTTTTAGCCATTGATTATTTAGCACAGCTTTTCGATACAAAGGTAGATAAAATAAAGTTCAAAGGGTTGGTTGGCAGCTTTGAATATGCCGGTAAAAAGATATTGCTTTTGAAGCCAATGACATATATGAATGCAAGTGGTGACAGCATCATAGAAGCAGTTAACTTTTACAAAATGAAACCAGAAAAACTTATTGTCATTTACGATGACATAGCATTTGATGTTGGGGTTGTAAAAATGAGAAAAAAAGGGTCTGATGGAGGGCACAACGGCGTAAAATCAATAATACAACGCCTTGGTACAGAAGAGTTTCCCAGAATAAGAATAGGGATTGGTATTCCAAAATATGATATGGTAAAATATGTTTTATCTGAGTTTGAAGATGGTGAAAAAGAAAAGGTGTTCAAAGCAATTGAAAAAGCAGCAAACGGGATAAAAATCTTGCTTGAAAGTGACATAGACAGGGCAATGAACTATATAAACGGGGATGTGGTGGTGTAG
- the mfd gene encoding transcription-repair coupling factor, translating into MLKVLERLDSFKTLEDIVAKKSLPVVITGIGEMGKAFVVKSLCEKFNKKALFITTQRSKLEWERRFKSFFGNVVSLQERENPYVASFAKSKDSEISRMEQFVRIFEEGFDILILSGQSLFEKYANLKFDYILITEGLDIQLETLIQKLLKFGYERVKTVEKKGQFSQKGGIVDIYPVANTYPVRIEFFGDTIDTIRLFDVGTQKSFEKIDSIKIYKAIEWDLQEDFSEASKHIKDDYKKMKSKLKEESRKNLEETFKEVVEGLRLDVERLYPYYYKQFLSLIDIFAECLIFIDEYNQVFSSLKAFEQEMQEMFSDLLEKGFVLPKMVDCYYTVDEILQKLSNAIILQTFASSIRELELKEIISFNFFRELPTYNAQKEVLIDDLKYYMSKNYTINLFTGSRTSLEDLKEILLKENTQFFELDEPEAEKPGIYLIAQSVEKGIEIHDIRWVCLSFFHLEKKKETEAKKRVKSKKDAFYTIEDLKPGDFVVHRTHGIGKFLGFEKITVEGTTKEYVKLEYANSSYLYVPTTNLDVIEKYIGTDDVQPKLSKLGSQEWQKQKQKVRKSLEIVAKDIVQLYAKRQLGKGFKFSKDTLWQKEFEEKFPYTETEGQLQAIEEIKRDMESEKPMDRILCGDVGYGKTEVAMRAAFKAVMDSKQVAVLVPTTILAQQHYMTFSARMKDFPVTIEVLSRLKNETQQKKIIKGLKEGTIDIVIGTHRLLSNDVKFKDLGLLIIDEEHKFGVEAKEKIKKLKTNVDVLTLTATPIPRTLNMALLGIRDLSVIEDPPEDRFPVQTFVLEYNERIIKEAILREISRGGQVFYLYNRVKDIQEVAAKLQNLVGEGVKIACAHGQMPEEELERVLLDFIEGRYDVLVCTTIIESGVDMPNVNTLIVEDSDRLGLAQLYQLRGRVGRSNRLAYAYFTFRKDKVLSEQAQKRLAAIKEFTELGSGFKIAMRDLEIRGAGSMLGKLQHGHINSVGYDMYIRLLSEEIRRLKGENIQPEIEPQIDVKVSAFISSGYIDDEKERINMYKKISSIESKDDVNDIYDELIDRFGDVPKEVDNLIKVAYLKCLCKKAGIISILQLQECLFRLQFVNSEMLFKAMNKFLQKKLSCSQNKDDCLQLFIENNWLDTMIAILEDLQES; encoded by the coding sequence TTGTTAAAGGTTTTAGAAAGGCTTGATAGCTTCAAAACTCTTGAAGATATTGTTGCTAAGAAAAGCCTGCCTGTTGTTATTACGGGCATTGGTGAAATGGGGAAGGCTTTTGTGGTCAAATCTCTATGTGAAAAATTTAACAAAAAGGCATTGTTTATAACAACTCAAAGATCAAAACTCGAGTGGGAGCGAAGGTTCAAAAGCTTTTTTGGTAATGTGGTGAGTCTGCAGGAAAGAGAAAATCCTTATGTTGCATCTTTTGCAAAGAGCAAAGATTCTGAAATTAGCAGAATGGAGCAGTTTGTAAGAATTTTTGAAGAAGGTTTTGACATTCTAATATTAAGTGGCCAAAGTCTTTTTGAAAAGTACGCAAATTTAAAGTTTGATTATATCCTTATTACAGAAGGGCTTGACATTCAGCTTGAAACCCTTATACAAAAGCTTTTAAAATTCGGGTATGAAAGAGTTAAAACTGTCGAAAAGAAAGGACAGTTTTCTCAAAAGGGTGGCATAGTTGATATATATCCTGTAGCGAACACATATCCTGTGAGAATTGAGTTTTTTGGAGATACCATAGACACAATTAGACTTTTTGATGTTGGAACCCAAAAGTCTTTTGAAAAAATAGATAGTATTAAAATTTACAAGGCAATTGAGTGGGATTTGCAAGAAGACTTTTCAGAAGCCTCAAAACATATAAAAGATGACTACAAAAAAATGAAATCTAAGCTGAAAGAAGAGAGCAGAAAGAATTTAGAAGAGACTTTCAAAGAAGTGGTAGAAGGACTTCGGCTGGATGTTGAAAGACTATATCCATATTATTATAAACAGTTTTTATCATTAATTGATATTTTTGCTGAATGTCTTATTTTTATTGACGAGTATAATCAAGTCTTCAGTAGCTTGAAAGCTTTTGAGCAAGAGATGCAAGAGATGTTTTCAGACCTTTTAGAAAAAGGATTTGTGCTTCCGAAGATGGTTGACTGTTATTATACTGTTGATGAGATTTTGCAAAAGCTCTCAAATGCAATAATTCTTCAAACGTTTGCATCATCTATTAGAGAGCTTGAGCTGAAAGAGATTATATCTTTCAATTTCTTTCGAGAACTTCCCACCTACAATGCTCAGAAAGAGGTTTTAATTGATGATTTGAAGTATTATATGTCAAAAAACTATACCATAAACCTCTTTACAGGAAGTCGAACATCCCTTGAGGATTTAAAAGAGATACTTTTAAAAGAAAATACACAGTTTTTTGAGCTTGATGAGCCAGAAGCAGAAAAACCGGGAATATATCTAATTGCCCAGTCTGTCGAAAAGGGCATTGAAATACATGATATCAGATGGGTTTGCCTTTCATTTTTCCATCTTGAAAAGAAAAAGGAAACAGAAGCAAAAAAGAGGGTAAAATCTAAAAAGGATGCTTTTTATACCATTGAAGATTTAAAACCAGGTGATTTTGTTGTTCACAGGACACATGGTATTGGCAAATTCTTGGGATTTGAAAAGATTACAGTTGAGGGTACAACAAAAGAGTATGTAAAACTTGAATATGCCAACTCTTCTTACCTTTATGTTCCAACCACGAACTTAGATGTGATTGAAAAGTATATTGGAACTGATGATGTACAGCCAAAACTATCTAAGCTTGGTTCGCAGGAGTGGCAAAAACAAAAACAAAAAGTGAGAAAATCCCTTGAGATTGTTGCAAAAGATATAGTTCAGCTGTATGCCAAAAGACAGCTTGGTAAGGGTTTTAAATTTTCAAAAGATACGCTGTGGCAAAAAGAGTTTGAGGAAAAGTTTCCATATACCGAAACAGAAGGTCAACTTCAGGCCATAGAAGAGATAAAAAGAGATATGGAAAGTGAAAAGCCGATGGACAGGATACTTTGTGGCGATGTTGGTTATGGCAAGACTGAGGTTGCAATGCGAGCTGCTTTCAAAGCTGTGATGGATTCAAAACAGGTGGCAGTACTTGTTCCCACAACTATACTTGCGCAGCAGCATTACATGACATTTTCTGCACGAATGAAAGATTTTCCAGTAACAATTGAGGTTCTCTCACGTTTGAAAAATGAGACACAACAAAAGAAGATAATAAAAGGGTTAAAAGAAGGTACAATTGACATTGTGATTGGTACGCACAGGCTATTATCAAACGATGTTAAGTTCAAAGACCTTGGTCTTTTGATTATTGATGAAGAGCACAAGTTTGGTGTGGAGGCAAAGGAAAAGATTAAAAAACTAAAAACAAATGTAGATGTTCTAACCCTTACCGCAACACCTATACCAAGGACACTTAACATGGCACTTTTGGGAATCAGGGATTTGAGTGTAATTGAAGACCCGCCGGAAGACAGGTTTCCAGTGCAGACATTTGTGCTTGAGTACAATGAAAGGATAATAAAGGAGGCTATTTTAAGAGAAATTTCAAGAGGAGGTCAGGTATTTTATCTTTATAACAGAGTAAAAGATATACAAGAGGTGGCTGCTAAGCTACAAAACCTTGTGGGTGAGGGTGTGAAAATTGCGTGTGCTCATGGGCAAATGCCCGAAGAAGAGTTGGAAAGAGTCTTGCTTGATTTTATTGAAGGCAGGTACGATGTGCTTGTGTGCACAACGATAATAGAATCTGGGGTTGACATGCCAAACGTCAATACACTTATTGTGGAAGACAGTGACAGGCTTGGTCTTGCACAGCTTTATCAGCTAAGAGGAAGGGTAGGTCGGTCTAACAGGCTGGCATATGCATATTTTACATTTAGAAAAGACAAGGTACTGTCCGAACAGGCACAGAAAAGACTTGCTGCAATAAAGGAGTTTACAGAACTCGGGTCTGGTTTTAAAATTGCAATGAGGGATCTTGAGATAAGAGGTGCTGGGTCTATGCTTGGGAAACTTCAGCACGGGCATATAAACAGTGTTGGGTATGACATGTATATTAGACTTCTTTCAGAAGAGATAAGGCGGCTTAAAGGCGAAAATATACAGCCAGAGATTGAACCTCAGATAGATGTAAAGGTAAGTGCGTTTATTAGCAGCGGTTACATTGACGATGAAAAAGAGAGAATTAATATGTACAAAAAAATTTCGTCAATCGAGTCAAAAGATGATGTAAACGATATTTATGATGAGCTGATAGATAGATTCGGAGATGTGCCGAAAGAGGTTGACAATTTAATAAAAGTTGCGTATTTGAAATGTTTGTGTAAAAAAGCAGGTATAATAAGTATTTTGCAGCTTCAAGAATGTCTTTTTAGACTTCAGTTTGTTAATAGTGAAATGCTTTTTAAAGCAATGAACAAGTTTTTGCAGAAAAAGCTTTCATGTTCGCAAAACAAGGACGACTGCTTACAGCTCTTTATAGAGAATAACTGGCTTGATACCATGATAGCTATTTTAGAAGATTTACAAGAAAGTTAA
- a CDS encoding peptidylprolyl isomerase: protein MDKKTKILLFSIAAVVILIILIAVTPEIVRYVDENRAVAIVNGEKITKKEFTINYRSQINYYGLDKAFLSQKVGDKTYEQQIKENILDSLIIRQIELQQARKRNINLTQAEKKAIDQQIDQYKSDSQSGAEFKQYLQTIGATENEYKDQVIKSQIVSKLYAEVTKNQKVSDAEIEHYYNSHRSDFIEVKASHILLKVSDSKEEAAKKKKAEEVLRMIKDGQNFEKLAQKYSEDENTKQKGGDLGYFRKGQMVKEFEDAAFSLSIGEISSIVKTSYGFHIIKVTDRKQLTLNEVKDEIKSTIESQKKDEYYQSLLEKWKKEAKIKKFEDVLKSVSI from the coding sequence ATGGATAAAAAGACTAAAATTTTACTTTTTTCTATTGCAGCAGTTGTAATTCTTATAATTCTCATTGCTGTAACACCTGAGATTGTAAGGTATGTAGATGAAAACAGGGCAGTTGCCATAGTAAATGGCGAAAAAATAACAAAAAAGGAGTTTACCATCAATTACAGGTCGCAGATAAACTACTATGGACTTGACAAAGCATTTTTATCTCAAAAAGTTGGAGACAAGACATATGAGCAGCAGATAAAGGAGAACATTTTAGATAGTCTTATAATAAGACAGATTGAGCTTCAGCAAGCAAGAAAGAGAAACATTAATTTAACTCAAGCAGAAAAGAAGGCAATAGACCAGCAAATTGACCAGTACAAATCAGACTCTCAATCAGGTGCTGAGTTCAAACAATATCTTCAGACAATTGGTGCAACTGAGAATGAATATAAGGACCAGGTAATAAAATCACAAATTGTTTCAAAGCTGTACGCTGAGGTAACAAAAAATCAGAAGGTGTCAGATGCTGAGATAGAACACTATTATAATTCACATAGATCAGACTTTATTGAGGTAAAGGCAAGCCACATTTTACTTAAGGTAAGTGACTCAAAAGAAGAAGCTGCAAAAAAGAAGAAGGCTGAAGAGGTTTTGCGGATGATAAAAGATGGGCAGAACTTTGAAAAGCTTGCACAAAAGTATTCTGAAGATGAAAATACAAAACAAAAGGGAGGAGACCTTGGGTATTTTAGAAAAGGGCAAATGGTCAAGGAATTTGAAGATGCTGCCTTTTCTCTCAGTATTGGTGAGATAAGCAGCATTGTCAAAACAAGTTACGGGTTTCACATTATAAAGGTTACAGATAGAAAACAGCTTACACTCAACGAGGTCAAGGATGAAATAAAGTCCACAATTGAGAGTCAAAAGAAGGATGAATATTACCAGAGCTTACTTGAGAAGTGGAAAAAGGAAGCGAAGATAAAGAAGTTTGAGGATGTTTTGAAAAGCGTGTCAATATAA
- the tilS gene encoding tRNA lysidine(34) synthetase TilS, translated as MNLLDKVRNNIEKYEMLKKGFKVLIGCSGGVDSMVLLDCICRLKDEYNLDITVAHLNHMLRPEADDDEKFVIEMCKRYNIKCVTRKVDVAKLKKEKGLSEEEAGRSARYSFFYEIAEELNIDRILLGHNKNDVVETFFLNLFRGSGLEGLASVPPVRDIVARPLINISREEIEEFAKVNNIPFVVDKTNFSLKYKRNIVRNEILPLIREKFGKSVLNTIFRTVEIIREENDQIEKLAQKFFEEYVQKEDIYYVLNIEKTKNLPVFLQRRIIKMILEYFNSAISYDILKEIEKLVSLSSGKKKVYKNLIVEKQNDTLVFYRKAEESSFCFEISLDKEHQVFYKNFIFNIKVTDRIKNQKSIYIDARQIAENKIFLRTRRDGDFIYLQAGKKKLKEWFIDKKVPRRWRDSILLLAKGSEVIVIFDIYSNIVTINQKYKVKPDTKTFLEIQFVKMEGDG; from the coding sequence GTGAATTTATTGGATAAGGTAAGGAACAACATAGAGAAATATGAAATGCTAAAAAAAGGCTTTAAGGTATTGATAGGATGTTCGGGTGGCGTTGACTCAATGGTGCTACTTGATTGCATCTGCAGGCTAAAAGATGAGTACAACTTAGACATAACGGTTGCACACCTTAATCATATGCTAAGACCAGAGGCAGATGATGATGAGAAATTTGTAATTGAGATGTGCAAGAGGTATAATATTAAGTGTGTTACACGAAAAGTTGATGTTGCAAAACTAAAAAAAGAAAAAGGGCTTTCTGAAGAGGAAGCAGGAAGAAGTGCAAGATATAGTTTTTTTTATGAGATAGCTGAAGAGCTTAATATCGACAGAATACTTCTGGGGCACAACAAAAACGATGTGGTTGAAACCTTCTTTTTGAATCTGTTCAGAGGAAGTGGCTTGGAAGGTCTTGCATCTGTGCCGCCTGTGCGTGATATTGTTGCGAGACCTCTAATAAATATCTCAAGAGAAGAGATTGAGGAGTTTGCAAAAGTTAATAACATCCCATTTGTTGTCGATAAGACAAACTTCAGTCTTAAATATAAAAGGAACATAGTAAGAAACGAAATTTTACCGCTGATAAGAGAAAAATTTGGTAAAAGTGTATTAAATACTATTTTTCGCACAGTCGAAATAATAAGAGAAGAAAATGACCAAATAGAAAAACTTGCTCAAAAGTTTTTCGAGGAATATGTTCAAAAAGAAGATATTTACTATGTTTTGAATATTGAAAAGACAAAAAATCTTCCAGTTTTTTTGCAAAGAAGAATTATAAAAATGATACTTGAATATTTTAACTCTGCAATTTCGTATGATATTTTAAAAGAGATTGAAAAGCTTGTTTCTCTTTCGTCTGGCAAGAAAAAGGTATATAAGAATCTGATTGTTGAGAAGCAAAATGATACGCTGGTATTTTATAGAAAGGCTGAAGAGAGTTCTTTTTGTTTTGAAATATCTTTAGACAAGGAACATCAAGTATTTTACAAAAATTTTATATTCAACATTAAAGTTACTGACAGAATAAAAAATCAAAAGAGCATATACATTGATGCTCGGCAGATTGCCGAAAATAAGATCTTTCTAAGAACAAGAAGAGATGGTGATTTTATTTATCTTCAAGCGGGTAAGAAAAAATTAAAAGAATGGTTCATCGACAAAAAGGTCCCCAGACGATGGCGCGACTCCATTTTGCTACTTGCAAAAGGCAGTGAAGTGATTGTAATATTTGATATTTATTCAAATATAGTTACCATAAATCAGAAGTACAAAGTAAAACCAGATACAAAGACTTTCTTAGAAATTCAATTTGTAAAAATGGAAGGAGACGGATGA
- the hpt gene encoding hypoxanthine phosphoribosyltransferase — protein sequence MTVRDISFKVKEILITEEQIKQKVEELGQKISEDYKDSDDFLMVCILKGGVIFMADLLRRITIPVKIEFMAVSSYGNSTSSSGIVRILKDLDTSIEGKDVLLVEDIVDTGLTLRYITEYLRGRKPRSLKICTMLDKPSRRKVDVEIHYKGFEIPDKFVIGYGLDYAGLYRNLPYIGVLE from the coding sequence ATGACAGTGAGAGACATATCATTCAAAGTAAAAGAGATTTTAATCACTGAGGAGCAGATAAAACAAAAGGTAGAAGAGCTTGGACAAAAAATTTCTGAAGATTATAAAGATAGTGACGATTTTTTGATGGTATGTATTTTAAAAGGTGGAGTCATTTTCATGGCAGATTTACTCAGGAGAATAACAATTCCTGTTAAGATAGAATTTATGGCAGTGTCAAGTTATGGAAACTCAACCTCTTCATCAGGAATTGTAAGAATTCTAAAAGACCTTGACACAAGCATAGAAGGCAAGGATGTTTTGCTTGTTGAGGATATAGTTGACACAGGTCTGACGTTGAGGTATATAACCGAATATTTGAGGGGAAGAAAACCAAGGAGTCTAAAAATTTGTACCATGCTTGACAAACCCAGCAGACGAAAGGTGGATGTGGAGATACATTACAAGGGGTTTGAAATACCAGACAAGTTTGTGATTGGTTATGGGCTTGATTATGCCGGACTTTACAGGAACCTGCCTTATATAGGTGTTTTGGAATAG